AACAAAAAGGAAAGTCAGCTTTCTTAATATTTGATGAAGGAATAAGAACAAAATTAAAAGCAGCTGATGGCTATGTTAAAAAAGGTTTTGCAGTTGAGGGAACACTTGAAGAAATAGCAGCTAAAATTGGAGCAGATGCAAAAACTTTAGAAGCAACATTAAATAAATATAATGAAGCAGTTAAAAATAAAGTTGACAGTGAATTTAATAAGAAAACTCTACCTAAAGAATTGACTGGAACAAAATACTATGCAATAGAAGTTTCACCAGCAGTTCACCATACTATGGGTGGAGTTCGTATCAATACTAATGCAGAAGTAATTGGTAAAAATGGTAGACCAATAAAAGGACTTTATGCAGCTGGAGAAGTTACAGGTGGAATTCATGGAGCTAACAGAATAGGAGGAAATGCAGTAGCAGACATTACTATATTTGGTAAGATTGCAGGAGAAAATGCAGCTATCTTCTCAAAATCTGTAAAATAATATATTAAAACAATTTTTTAGTAAAGACAATTAAATGCTCCTTAATATAGGAAATTTAGTTGTCTTTTTTATTGTTTATTTTCAGTAGTTGTGGTATAATTTTAAAATTAATATAATAATAAATTATGGGGGAATAAAAATGAAAGATGTGATATTTTTTTGTTATCCAAGATGCTCAACTTGTCAAAAAGCAAAAAAATGGTTAGAGGAAAATTCAGTAGAATTTACAGAAAGAGATATAGTAAAAAATAATCCTACTGAAGTGGAGTTAAAAAAATTTTATAAAAAAAGTAAAAAAGAATTAAAGAAATTTTTTAATACCAGTGGTGTTCTATATAAAGAGATGAAATTAAAAGATAAATTACCAACAATGACAGAAGATGAAATGCTAAAATTATTGGCAACTGATGGAAAACTTGTAAAGAGACCAATGATAGTTACAAAAGATGCTGTTTTAAATGGTTTTAAAGAAGAAGAATGGAAAGAGTTATTAAAAGGGGTAAAATAAAATGTACAATATGATAGATGTTATTACAGCTGGTTTTGCATTATTTGCAATGCTATTTGGAGCAGGGAATTTAATCTTCCCCCCAATGTTAGGGTATGAATTAGGAAGCAGTTGGGGACTTGCATCGTTTGCCTTTATTTTAACAGGGGTAGGAATTCCACTTATGGGAATTATTGCTTCTGCTAATGCAGGTAAAAGTTTAGATAGTTTTTCAGATAAAGTATCACCTTTATTTTCAAGATTTTATGGAATAGCTCTTATTTTGTCAATAGGACCACTTTTAGCACTACCAAGAACAGGGGCAACAGCTTATGAAGTTACATTTTTTCATGCAGGATTCACAACTTTAACTTTAAAATATGTTTATTTAGGGATTTATTTTTTGTTAGCCTTATTGTTCTCATTGAAATCATCAAAAGTTGTTGATAGAGTAGGAAAAATTTTAACACCTATACTTTTAATAGTTTTATTTATAATTTTGGTTAAAGGTGTATTTTTCAGTGATTTACCAATTGTAGAAAAAGCCTATGAGTTACCATTTAAAAAAGGTTTTACAGAAGGTTATCAGACAATGGATGCCTTAGCAGCAATAGTATTCTCAACAGTTATTTTAAATGCAATAAGAAGTAAAAGTGAACTTAGTCCTAAACAAGAATTTTCATATTTATTGAAAGTTGGGTTTATTGCAGCAGCAGGACTTGCAATAGTCTATGCAGGGCTTACTTATATAGGTGCAAGTTTTGGTGGAATGGAATTGGTTGCAGGTGCAGAGAAAACAGATTTACTTGTAAAAATTTCAATAAATCTTTTAGGGAAAATAGGATATTTAATATTGGCTATCTGTGTTGCAGGGGCTTGTCTTACAACTTCAATAGGGCTTATAGTTACTGTTGCTGAATATTTTAGTAGTTTTATGAAAATATCTTATGAAAAGTTAGTAGTGATAACAACAATAATAGGTTTTATTTTTGCAATGTTTGGAGTTAATAAAATAGTTATTATATCAGTTCCAGTTCTAGTATTTTTATATCCAATAAGTATTGCTCTGATAATCTTAAACTTCTTTCGTATTAAAAATGCTAATGTATTTAAAGGAGTTGTGTTAGTGGCAGGGATTGTTGGATTATATGAAGGAATTTCTGTAACTGGTGTAATTATGCCAGAAATGTTTACTAATATTTATAATTCACTACCATTTGTAAATTTAGGTTTACCTTGGTTAGTACCAGCATTAATAGTTGGAATTTGTTGTTATTTTATAAAGGATAAGAAATGAATTGGAGGAAAAAATGGCTAATGTATATGATGTACTTAAAGAAAGAGGATATT
The sequence above is a segment of the Fusobacterium simiae genome. Coding sequences within it:
- a CDS encoding arsenate reductase family protein — translated: MKDVIFFCYPRCSTCQKAKKWLEENSVEFTERDIVKNNPTEVELKKFYKKSKKELKKFFNTSGVLYKEMKLKDKLPTMTEDEMLKLLATDGKLVKRPMIVTKDAVLNGFKEEEWKELLKGVK
- the brnQ gene encoding branched-chain amino acid transport system II carrier protein, which encodes MYNMIDVITAGFALFAMLFGAGNLIFPPMLGYELGSSWGLASFAFILTGVGIPLMGIIASANAGKSLDSFSDKVSPLFSRFYGIALILSIGPLLALPRTGATAYEVTFFHAGFTTLTLKYVYLGIYFLLALLFSLKSSKVVDRVGKILTPILLIVLFIILVKGVFFSDLPIVEKAYELPFKKGFTEGYQTMDALAAIVFSTVILNAIRSKSELSPKQEFSYLLKVGFIAAAGLAIVYAGLTYIGASFGGMELVAGAEKTDLLVKISINLLGKIGYLILAICVAGACLTTSIGLIVTVAEYFSSFMKISYEKLVVITTIIGFIFAMFGVNKIVIISVPVLVFLYPISIALIILNFFRIKNANVFKGVVLVAGIVGLYEGISVTGVIMPEMFTNIYNSLPFVNLGLPWLVPALIVGICCYFIKDKK